The following are from one region of the Paenibacillus sp. KS-LC4 genome:
- a CDS encoding extracellular solute-binding protein gives MLNQLKKPFTVLMSAAMLAGVLAACGTSSEADPTNNSSSSDSFYSASFENGKYTEPVSITTVFPIGSNVKFKNGENIDNNVHTKWAKERLGIDIKYLWTVSDQNNAYQTKLRLMLTSGQEMPDIIAFRGEPTLISDLIESGQFTDAGELFDKYASETYKQAMAEDPSVWNPYIRDGKRMGIPILENAYNNDPVMYIREDWLKAVGLEAPTTLDELEKVMDAFVNQDPDKNGEKDTTALSVGFKVNLNTWMSDSGWIFGMFGAMPNQWNMGADGTLVYGSIQPEMKPALAKMQEWMAKGYIDKEAGLYDEVKATEAFTAGKSGIIVGPYWMTGWPIPDLLKNVKGADYKAYPLPAGPDGKIGRHGTLTSTGAVLINKDMKNKDAFFVYQNYLFDNWANPKEGGEFENGFAENYDFALDPNGKPYPATDTDKVPGGWVDPIRYTLTFDGAIIPSLRLNTLAKLAGGAEPTTRFEKNLSMSLPKQLEAAKIVIDQKDTIMPQMFTGVPTKTQLSKNDMLTKLEKEVLNKIIYGKASVDEFDTFVEQYLASGGKKVTEEVNEWYATVK, from the coding sequence ATGTTGAATCAACTTAAAAAGCCTTTTACCGTACTGATGTCTGCTGCGATGCTTGCTGGTGTACTTGCTGCTTGCGGCACTAGCTCAGAGGCAGACCCAACGAACAACAGCAGCAGCAGCGACAGCTTCTATTCTGCAAGCTTTGAGAATGGGAAATATACCGAGCCAGTTTCCATAACGACTGTATTTCCAATCGGCAGCAATGTGAAGTTTAAAAATGGCGAAAACATCGACAACAACGTTCATACGAAGTGGGCAAAAGAGAGACTTGGCATCGACATTAAATATTTATGGACGGTCAGTGATCAAAATAATGCTTATCAAACAAAGCTCCGTTTAATGCTTACATCAGGTCAGGAGATGCCGGATATTATTGCCTTCCGCGGCGAGCCGACTCTAATTAGCGACTTAATTGAATCGGGACAATTTACGGATGCTGGAGAATTATTCGACAAATACGCTTCCGAAACGTATAAGCAGGCGATGGCAGAAGATCCATCGGTATGGAATCCTTATATTCGCGATGGAAAAAGGATGGGTATTCCTATATTGGAGAACGCCTACAATAACGACCCGGTTATGTACATACGTGAGGACTGGCTGAAGGCGGTTGGCCTCGAAGCGCCAACTACGCTGGACGAGCTGGAGAAGGTTATGGACGCATTCGTTAATCAGGACCCGGATAAAAATGGAGAGAAAGATACGACAGCCCTTTCTGTAGGCTTCAAAGTCAACCTGAATACATGGATGTCTGATTCAGGCTGGATTTTTGGTATGTTTGGCGCAATGCCGAATCAATGGAACATGGGAGCGGACGGAACGCTAGTGTATGGTTCTATCCAACCGGAAATGAAGCCAGCGCTGGCCAAAATGCAGGAATGGATGGCAAAGGGCTACATCGACAAAGAAGCGGGCCTCTATGATGAGGTTAAGGCGACAGAAGCATTTACGGCAGGTAAATCCGGTATTATCGTCGGTCCTTACTGGATGACAGGCTGGCCGATCCCTGACCTGCTGAAAAACGTTAAAGGTGCGGATTACAAAGCTTATCCTCTGCCAGCAGGCCCAGATGGCAAGATTGGACGTCATGGCACCTTAACGAGTACAGGCGCGGTTCTGATTAATAAAGATATGAAAAATAAAGATGCCTTTTTCGTCTACCAGAACTATTTGTTCGACAACTGGGCGAATCCGAAAGAAGGCGGAGAGTTTGAAAATGGCTTCGCTGAAAACTATGATTTTGCGCTCGATCCGAATGGAAAACCTTATCCTGCTACAGATACCGATAAAGTTCCTGGCGGCTGGGTCGATCCAATACGTTACACCTTGACGTTCGACGGTGCCATTATTCCGTCCTTGCGTCTCAATACGCTGGCTAAGCTTGCAGGCGGAGCAGAGCCAACGACGCGGTTCGAGAAAAACCTGTCTATGTCGCTTCCTAAGCAGCTTGAGGCTGCTAAAATCGTCATTGATCAGAAGGATACTATTATGCCGCAAATGTTTACAGGGGTTCCAACGAAAACGCAGCTGTCGAAAAACGATATGCTGACTAAGCTGGAGAAGGAAGTTTTGAATAAAATCATTTACGGCAAAGCCTCGGTGGACGAGTTTGACACCTTTGTTGAGCAGTATCTCGCCTCTGGCGGCAAGAAAGTTACGGAAGAAGTTAATGAGTGGTACGCTACGGTTAAGTAA
- a CDS encoding response regulator, which produces MLQILLVDDESYVIDDLEIAFPWSDYGIDKIHKAYSGIEALQIIDSQSIDIVITDIAMPGMNGLELIKHVRARGRSIPCILLTGYAEFEYAREAIEQGVVEYLIKPLDQEKLAGCLTKTIRLIELQLEHAASYEQAMLTFREHLPSLKDKLLNQLIQGNRYSTETLNERLSGYQLAFRDGDDVFLVLVRLEEQFTRYSLNSLQLFEYAVTNIACELYEDSFDIWHCRDSYDYLVFLLRPKQAEVLPTNDFLKKLLTHRSLQLHHNVNEYLKGGISVILASPGKLQQDIRAMYEHATSALKKQVGKGSGYFLSLSDQPQAVFIRSLHVLYEPPALNHLLELGQWEAFKERLRQIEASYFSLSEQTEEHLEEIRSLLMSAFHYIAHKNHSLLSDLVGQELVYNRMFRSVTQLIEWAEELCDTLHARLDEHSLNEQNAVIQAIQVFVSTHLPTLSLQSIADHVGLHPVYVSKLFKQLKGISLSEYILGVKMDLAIYLLRHSSDKVYEISDKLGYSNSQYFIKVFRDKFDMTPQEYREMA; this is translated from the coding sequence ATGCTGCAAATATTGTTAGTTGATGATGAATCTTATGTAATTGATGATTTGGAAATCGCTTTTCCATGGAGCGACTATGGCATAGATAAAATTCATAAAGCCTATTCAGGTATAGAGGCGCTTCAAATCATAGACAGTCAGTCCATTGACATCGTTATTACTGACATTGCCATGCCCGGCATGAATGGATTGGAGCTCATAAAACACGTTAGAGCGCGCGGGAGAAGCATCCCCTGCATTTTGCTGACCGGCTATGCGGAATTTGAATATGCGAGAGAAGCCATTGAACAAGGGGTTGTTGAATATTTAATTAAGCCGCTTGATCAGGAAAAGCTTGCAGGCTGCCTGACAAAAACAATACGTTTAATCGAGCTTCAGCTTGAACATGCAGCCTCCTATGAGCAAGCGATGCTTACGTTTCGCGAGCATCTTCCCTCATTAAAAGACAAGCTGCTGAATCAGCTGATTCAGGGAAATCGTTATAGCACCGAAACATTAAATGAGCGGCTGTCAGGCTACCAGCTCGCTTTTCGCGATGGAGATGACGTCTTTCTGGTGCTCGTTCGTCTGGAGGAGCAGTTCACCCGCTACAGCTTGAACAGCCTGCAGCTCTTCGAATATGCAGTAACCAATATTGCTTGTGAGCTGTATGAGGACAGCTTTGATATTTGGCATTGTCGGGACAGCTACGACTATCTTGTTTTTCTGCTGCGGCCCAAGCAGGCTGAAGTATTGCCTACGAACGACTTTCTAAAAAAGCTGCTCACACATCGCTCGCTCCAGCTCCATCATAATGTGAACGAATATTTGAAGGGCGGCATATCGGTCATTCTTGCCTCTCCGGGCAAGCTTCAGCAGGATATCCGCGCTATGTATGAGCATGCTACCTCGGCATTGAAGAAGCAGGTTGGTAAGGGAAGCGGGTATTTCTTATCGCTTTCGGATCAGCCGCAAGCGGTGTTCATCCGCTCGCTGCATGTGCTGTATGAGCCTCCAGCGCTCAATCACCTGCTAGAGCTTGGGCAATGGGAGGCCTTCAAGGAGCGCTTGCGGCAAATTGAAGCTTCCTACTTTTCCTTATCTGAGCAAACGGAGGAGCATCTGGAAGAGATTAGAAGCCTGCTTATGTCCGCCTTTCATTATATCGCGCATAAAAATCACTCGCTATTATCCGATCTAGTGGGCCAGGAGCTCGTGTATAACCGGATGTTCCGCTCGGTAACCCAACTAATTGAATGGGCCGAGGAGCTTTGCGATACACTGCATGCAAGGCTGGATGAGCACTCCCTCAATGAGCAAAATGCCGTCATACAGGCCATACAGGTGTTTGTTTCCACTCACTTGCCTACGCTCAGCCTTCAGTCGATAGCCGATCATGTTGGGCTGCATCCGGTCTATGTATCCAAGTTGTTCAAGCAGCTAAAGGGCATTAGCCTAAGTGAGTACATTCTCGGAGTGAAGATGGATCTTGCCATCTATTTGCTTCGCCATTCCAGCGATAAAGTTTATGAAATTTCCGATAAGCTCGGCTATTCCAATTCGCAATATTTCATTAAGGTATTCCGCGATAAATTCGACATGACGCCACAGGAATACCGGGAAATGGCATAA
- a CDS encoding histidine kinase, whose product MLKGQATNGGLSIFQKLALGLMLMFLSIVVIFWWIYQLNVKDIQTELRNNKLGEVKFMTSQLSNQFEQILMNAIILSEDQTVRGYPYVLERGDDYSKYEMKLAIIEKLALNSASTSWNNTVILYYPDQRETVSSDPSFSFQKFELPDEPLNQWTIHMEADGEGYYSHLTKGHLGPLYIETRISLDNLRKMMQQYTSGTPLLYDAHQMIAIRNEGSSDLAQADSWILPLIQGNSGFITLEENQAEYLLSYMKLDMLELYFIDYHPITQLIKPISRNNTLFVIALVALLLISLIYSLILHNQVRTPIIGLRKAIDRFDRGDYSSRVVSMHTKEFGMLGKSFNRMAEHTQFLIEQVLLGDLSIQEARLKQYQAQINPHFLYNCLNYIQSKASIKDHAAVTAMTLELASYCRYINKIEDIDSTLQEELNFVKHYLSIMHMRKKTINYTIEVDGSLSFIRLPRMILQPLVENCIKHGIEPSMLPGLIEIKAEEDAQDIRIYIRDNGVGISEERLAVIANHMEEFMHHPEDAIGTGIRNVNQRLRLYFGKSSGLALQRPPSGGTCYIITIQKREEKHAANIVS is encoded by the coding sequence ATGTTGAAAGGACAGGCGACAAACGGCGGTTTATCCATTTTTCAAAAGCTGGCGCTCGGCTTGATGCTGATGTTTTTGTCTATCGTCGTTATCTTCTGGTGGATTTATCAGCTTAATGTCAAGGATATTCAAACCGAGCTGCGCAATAACAAGCTTGGAGAGGTGAAATTCATGACCTCACAGCTATCCAACCAGTTCGAACAAATATTAATGAATGCCATCATCTTGTCAGAGGATCAGACGGTTCGCGGCTACCCGTATGTTTTGGAGCGGGGCGATGATTATTCAAAATATGAGATGAAGCTTGCCATAATTGAAAAGCTAGCGTTAAACAGTGCCTCTACCTCTTGGAACAATACCGTCATTTTGTATTATCCCGACCAGCGGGAAACCGTATCCTCTGATCCCAGCTTCTCCTTTCAAAAATTCGAGTTGCCGGATGAACCGCTTAATCAGTGGACTATCCATATGGAGGCGGACGGAGAGGGTTACTATTCCCATTTAACTAAAGGCCATCTCGGACCGCTATATATTGAGACCAGAATTTCACTCGACAATTTGCGGAAAATGATGCAGCAATATACCTCGGGAACACCGCTGCTTTACGATGCTCATCAAATGATAGCGATCCGCAATGAAGGGTCATCCGACTTGGCTCAAGCCGACAGTTGGATTCTTCCACTCATTCAAGGAAATAGCGGCTTCATCACCTTGGAGGAAAATCAAGCGGAATATTTGCTCAGCTATATGAAGCTGGACATGCTGGAGCTTTATTTTATTGACTATCATCCCATTACCCAGCTCATTAAGCCGATCTCGCGAAATAATACACTGTTCGTTATCGCCCTTGTCGCGCTGCTGCTTATATCGCTTATCTACAGCCTCATTCTTCACAATCAAGTGCGAACGCCTATAATTGGCCTTAGAAAAGCGATAGACCGCTTCGATCGCGGCGATTATTCCAGCAGGGTAGTTTCCATGCATACGAAGGAATTTGGCATGCTGGGGAAATCCTTTAATCGTATGGCCGAGCATACCCAGTTCCTCATTGAGCAGGTGCTGCTAGGCGACTTATCTATTCAAGAGGCGAGGCTTAAGCAATACCAAGCGCAAATTAATCCTCATTTTCTGTATAATTGTCTAAATTACATTCAGAGCAAAGCCAGCATTAAAGATCACGCTGCGGTGACAGCAATGACGCTGGAGCTCGCTTCTTACTGCCGTTACATTAACAAAATTGAAGATATCGACTCCACGCTGCAAGAAGAGCTGAACTTTGTTAAGCATTATCTTTCCATCATGCATATGCGAAAAAAAACGATCAATTACACGATTGAAGTTGACGGAAGTTTATCATTCATTCGTTTACCTAGAATGATTCTTCAGCCGCTGGTAGAAAACTGCATTAAGCACGGAATTGAGCCTTCCATGCTTCCCGGGCTAATAGAGATCAAAGCCGAGGAAGACGCTCAGGACATTCGCATTTATATTAGAGATAACGGAGTAGGCATAAGCGAGGAGCGGCTGGCCGTCATTGCTAATCATATGGAGGAGTTTATGCATCATCCCGAGGATGCTATTGGGACTGGCATTCGCAACGTCAATCAACGGCTGCGGCTTTATTTTGGCAAAAGCTCAGGGCTAGCGTTACAGCGTCCTCCATCAGGCGGCACCTGCTATATCATTACGATTCAAAAACGGGAGGAAAAACATGCTGCAAATATTGTTAGTTGA
- a CDS encoding glycoside hydrolase family 3 C-terminal domain-containing protein, translating to MTRNIQDIVAQMTLEEKAGLCSGLDFWHLKGVERLGVPSIMVTDGPHGLRKQQTGADHLGIFDSVPATCFPSAAGLACSWDEELIGKVGVALGEECQAEDVAVLLGPGVNIKRSPLCGRNFEYFSEDPYLSSEMAASHINGVQSQGVGTSLKHFAVNNQEHRRMSTDAVVDERTLREIYLASFEGAVKKAQPWTVMCSYNQVNGVFASENVKLLTDILKDEWGHEGFVVSDWGAVNERDLSLAAGMELEMPASNGVGEKKVLDAISNGTLTEEALDRAVTRLLRIIFKSVDEKVKDATYDKNAHHQLARTVASESMVLLKNKGGLLPLAKNSRVAVIGAFAEKPRFQGGGSSHIVPTKLDQPVEEIKALVSDASAVVYAQGYHAGDDAIDEALIEEAKRAASEAEVAVIFAGLPDRYESEGYDREHLNLPENQNKLIEAVASVQSRIVVVLLNGSAVLLPWLDQVDAVLEGYLGGQAVGGAVADLLFGEVNPSGKLAETFPLKLSDNPSFLNFPGEGDRVEYKEGIFVGYRYYDKKQQDVLFPFGFGLSYTTFAYSDLKLSAASIKDTDEVEVTVNVTNTGSVAGKEIVQLYVKDVASTVIRPEKELKGFKKVALAPGETKTVSFVLNKRAFAYYNVDIKDWHVESGDFAILVGHSSREIVLEATLAVESTVKLKKHYTQNTTLGDLYSNEEATAILQPYMQKFQENSPLASVDQDDAHAEMMVKMMQYMPLRNLMAFGGDAFTKDMLDQLIKELNSL from the coding sequence TTGACGAGAAACATTCAGGATATCGTAGCTCAAATGACGCTGGAGGAAAAAGCGGGGCTTTGCTCAGGACTAGATTTCTGGCATTTGAAAGGTGTTGAGCGTCTAGGCGTGCCTTCCATTATGGTAACGGATGGACCACACGGCTTGCGCAAGCAGCAAACAGGTGCGGATCATCTGGGAATTTTCGACAGCGTTCCCGCAACTTGCTTCCCATCGGCAGCCGGACTTGCTTGCTCATGGGATGAAGAGCTGATTGGCAAGGTCGGCGTCGCGCTTGGTGAAGAATGTCAGGCAGAGGATGTTGCCGTGCTGCTGGGACCTGGTGTAAACATTAAACGTTCCCCGCTTTGCGGACGCAACTTTGAATATTTTTCCGAGGACCCGTATTTGTCCTCCGAGATGGCGGCAAGTCACATTAACGGCGTACAAAGCCAAGGCGTCGGAACGTCGCTGAAGCATTTTGCCGTAAACAATCAGGAGCATCGCCGGATGTCGACGGATGCGGTCGTTGATGAGCGCACGCTTCGTGAAATTTATTTGGCAAGCTTCGAGGGCGCAGTGAAGAAAGCGCAGCCTTGGACCGTTATGTGCTCTTATAACCAAGTGAATGGCGTATTCGCATCGGAGAATGTGAAGCTGCTTACAGATATTTTGAAGGATGAGTGGGGTCATGAGGGCTTTGTCGTTTCGGACTGGGGCGCGGTTAATGAGCGTGATCTGTCGCTTGCAGCAGGCATGGAGCTGGAAATGCCAGCAAGCAACGGCGTAGGTGAGAAAAAGGTACTCGATGCAATCAGCAATGGCACATTGACTGAGGAAGCTTTAGATCGTGCAGTAACGCGTCTGCTTCGCATTATTTTCAAATCGGTAGACGAGAAGGTTAAGGATGCAACGTATGACAAAAACGCGCATCATCAGCTGGCAAGAACAGTAGCAAGCGAGAGCATGGTGTTGCTGAAAAACAAAGGCGGCTTGCTTCCACTTGCAAAAAACAGCCGTGTAGCCGTTATCGGCGCTTTTGCCGAGAAACCGAGATTCCAAGGCGGCGGCAGCTCGCATATTGTACCGACAAAGCTGGATCAGCCCGTTGAAGAAATTAAGGCGCTCGTTAGTGATGCTTCTGCTGTTGTATATGCTCAAGGCTATCACGCGGGTGATGATGCTATTGATGAAGCGCTGATCGAAGAAGCGAAGCGTGCGGCGAGCGAGGCAGAGGTTGCTGTTATTTTTGCAGGCTTGCCGGATCGTTATGAATCAGAAGGGTATGATCGTGAGCATCTTAATCTGCCTGAAAATCAAAATAAGCTGATCGAAGCGGTTGCCAGCGTTCAAAGCCGCATCGTTGTTGTGCTGCTTAATGGATCAGCGGTACTGCTGCCGTGGCTGGATCAAGTAGATGCTGTGCTTGAAGGCTATTTGGGCGGACAGGCTGTTGGTGGAGCTGTTGCAGATTTGCTGTTCGGAGAAGTGAATCCTTCCGGCAAGCTTGCAGAGACGTTCCCGCTCAAGCTGAGTGATAACCCTTCATTCTTGAACTTCCCGGGTGAAGGAGATCGGGTGGAATACAAGGAAGGCATTTTCGTAGGCTACCGTTATTATGACAAAAAGCAGCAAGATGTATTGTTCCCATTTGGCTTTGGTCTTAGCTACACAACCTTTGCTTACAGCGATTTGAAATTAAGCGCAGCCAGCATCAAGGATACAGATGAGGTTGAAGTAACGGTCAACGTAACCAACACAGGCAGCGTAGCTGGCAAAGAAATTGTACAGCTTTATGTAAAGGATGTTGCAAGCACAGTCATCCGTCCAGAGAAAGAGCTGAAGGGCTTTAAGAAGGTAGCGCTCGCACCTGGCGAGACAAAGACGGTAAGCTTTGTACTGAATAAGCGTGCTTTCGCTTACTACAATGTGGATATTAAGGATTGGCATGTAGAAAGCGGCGACTTCGCGATTTTGGTAGGGCATTCCTCGCGGGAAATCGTCCTTGAAGCGACACTTGCAGTAGAATCTACGGTTAAGCTGAAAAAGCACTATACGCAAAATACGACTCTTGGCGATCTGTACAGCAACGAAGAGGCAACGGCTATTTTACAGCCATATATGCAGAAGTTTCAAGAGAATAGCCCGCTTGCAAGTGTTGATCAAGATGATGCACATGCGGAAATGATGGTCAAAATGATGCAATACATGCCGCTTCGCAACCTGATGGCATTCGGAGGCGATGCTTTCACCAAGGACATGCTTGACCAATTAATTAAAGAGCTAAATAGCTTATAA
- a CDS encoding MFS transporter, with protein sequence MSANQKASGVQDDAYHKVGWSERIGYGFGDAASNLIFTGAATFLTYYYTDVMGLAAGAIGTMMLIARILDAFLDVGVGAWVDKTKNKHGKARPWLLWMMIPFAASGVLLFTFPDVGPGGALVYAYVTYLLMNFIYSFINIPYGVLNSLITQDGYQRSILNIVRMLGALAGAIGVSFATQPLVQAFGGGEKGWILTFSLYGVLSLIMFYITFKSTRERVKPSVSQKEIPFKQGLGALFRNKYWAIMLLFAVVVYTNNGMSGLNIYYAQYLLNDAGLLGILSFAGLIPIAIGLFLIAPLIKKYGKRNVAIVGSFIMIVGSLVVLIDPTNVTFVIVGLVIKALGVTPIIGTIFAMLADTVEYGEWKTGVRTEGLVYSAGSFGTKAGSGLGAAIIGWGLALGGYIGGQETISSSASGAIHFMFIYLPIILAAIQIVILYFHKLDKLYPQIVTELKAVKKA encoded by the coding sequence ATGAGTGCGAATCAGAAAGCAAGTGGCGTTCAAGATGACGCGTACCACAAAGTAGGATGGTCGGAACGAATTGGTTATGGTTTTGGCGACGCAGCGAGTAACCTGATCTTCACAGGAGCGGCTACATTTTTAACGTATTATTATACGGATGTCATGGGGCTGGCTGCAGGTGCAATCGGAACGATGATGCTGATCGCCCGTATATTGGATGCTTTCCTGGACGTAGGTGTAGGGGCATGGGTAGACAAAACGAAAAACAAGCATGGTAAAGCACGTCCATGGCTGCTATGGATGATGATCCCGTTTGCCGCTTCAGGCGTACTGCTCTTTACATTCCCGGATGTAGGCCCAGGCGGAGCCCTCGTCTATGCCTATGTCACTTATTTACTCATGAACTTTATTTATTCGTTCATTAACATTCCTTATGGGGTGTTGAATTCACTTATTACGCAAGACGGCTACCAGCGCTCGATACTCAACATCGTTCGTATGCTTGGTGCGCTTGCAGGGGCAATCGGTGTCAGCTTCGCTACTCAGCCGCTCGTACAAGCATTTGGCGGCGGGGAAAAAGGCTGGATTTTAACCTTCTCCCTCTATGGCGTTCTATCGCTTATTATGTTCTACATCACCTTTAAATCGACGCGTGAGCGTGTAAAACCGTCCGTGTCTCAAAAAGAAATTCCGTTCAAGCAAGGCTTGGGCGCGTTGTTCCGCAATAAATATTGGGCGATTATGCTATTGTTCGCTGTCGTTGTCTATACGAACAATGGCATGAGCGGCTTAAACATTTATTATGCACAGTATCTGCTGAATGATGCTGGACTGCTCGGCATTCTCAGCTTTGCCGGATTGATTCCTATTGCAATTGGCTTGTTCTTGATTGCTCCGCTTATTAAGAAGTATGGGAAACGGAACGTAGCCATAGTCGGAAGCTTTATTATGATTGTAGGCTCGCTAGTCGTCTTAATTGACCCGACGAATGTAACCTTTGTTATTGTTGGCTTGGTAATCAAGGCGCTTGGCGTGACGCCAATCATCGGTACGATTTTTGCTATGCTGGCTGATACTGTTGAATACGGCGAATGGAAAACGGGCGTACGGACAGAGGGTCTCGTCTACAGTGCCGGAAGCTTTGGTACAAAAGCAGGCAGTGGCCTTGGAGCAGCTATTATTGGCTGGGGGCTGGCGTTAGGAGGCTATATCGGCGGACAAGAAACGATTAGCTCCAGCGCTAGTGGTGCGATCCACTTCATGTTTATTTATTTGCCGATTATTTTGGCGGCTATCCAGATTGTCATCCTGTATTTCCATAAGCTCGATAAGCTGTACCCGCAAATTGTTACCGAGCTGAAAGCTGTTAAAAAAGCATAA
- a CDS encoding AraC family transcriptional regulator, which yields MAVFQYNPERPFRDAPDMYLLYWGKEACKPCHLIGPVVRENFKLHFIHKGKGTVKVAGKTYTLTAGQAFLIYPQVLISYESDEKDPWTYSWIGFLGEQAAEIIARTSITPENPVFPMDMKLMPTLYDQLTEAVSHQVSSDLRLQAILYEFLSLLVEFVPLTDNHISNATRKQEAYIHRSMEFLHAHYSERITMEQLADVLGLDRKYLSFLFKEAVGMPPQQYLLNYRMDKACELLGKGIYSISEVARSVGYQDALLFSKMFKKVKGTAPRNFE from the coding sequence ATGGCAGTGTTTCAGTATAATCCGGAGCGCCCCTTTCGTGATGCTCCGGATATGTATTTGCTTTATTGGGGCAAGGAGGCATGTAAGCCTTGTCATCTCATAGGGCCGGTCGTAAGGGAAAACTTTAAACTGCATTTTATCCATAAAGGAAAAGGGACTGTGAAGGTGGCGGGCAAAACCTACACGCTGACAGCCGGACAAGCATTCCTCATTTATCCGCAGGTGCTTATTTCCTATGAATCGGACGAGAAGGACCCGTGGACGTACTCCTGGATCGGTTTTTTGGGAGAGCAGGCCGCTGAAATCATCGCTCGGACATCTATTACGCCAGAGAACCCTGTATTTCCTATGGATATGAAGCTGATGCCAACGTTATATGATCAGTTGACGGAGGCTGTCTCCCACCAAGTCAGCAGTGATTTGCGCCTTCAAGCTATTTTGTATGAGTTTTTGTCGCTGCTTGTCGAGTTCGTGCCTTTAACAGACAACCATATCAGTAATGCCACGCGTAAGCAGGAAGCCTACATTCACCGAAGTATGGAGTTTCTACACGCCCACTACAGTGAACGAATTACGATGGAGCAGCTAGCTGACGTACTCGGTCTGGATCGCAAATATTTGTCTTTTCTGTTTAAAGAGGCTGTAGGCATGCCGCCACAGCAGTATTTGCTTAACTATCGTATGGATAAAGCCTGCGAGCTGCTCGGCAAGGGTATTTACAGCATTAGTGAGGTGGCGCGTTCCGTAGGGTATCAAGATGCGCTGCTTTTTTCCAAAATGTTCAAAAAGGTAAAGGGAACAGCTCCGCGTAATTTTGAATAG
- the mgrA gene encoding L-glyceraldehyde 3-phosphate reductase → MSYLASHNRYDTMTYNRSGRSGLRLPAISLGLWHNFGGIDSLEKGREMVRRAFDLGITHFDLANNYGPPPGSAEQTFGSILKADFAAYRDELIISTKAGYGMWEGPYGDFGSKKYLVSSLDQSLKRMGLDYVDIFYHHRPDPNTPLEETMAALDLIVRQGKALYVGLSNYKPEQTREASRILKQLGTPCLIHQPSYSMINRHVEDGLLDVLDEEGIGSIVFSPLAKGMLSDRYLNGIAPDSRAAGPSVFLRPEEITDELVAKLRQLNELAAGRGQKLSQMALAWVLRGGRVTSALIGASKVSQIEDAVQALAVAHFTDEELTLIDQILQ, encoded by the coding sequence ATGAGCTATTTGGCAAGTCATAATAGATATGACACTATGACATATAACCGCAGTGGAAGAAGCGGACTGAGGCTGCCCGCTATTTCGTTAGGGCTGTGGCATAATTTTGGCGGTATTGATTCGCTAGAGAAAGGCAGGGAAATGGTTAGACGGGCATTCGACCTCGGAATAACACATTTTGATCTGGCGAATAATTACGGTCCGCCTCCGGGCTCAGCGGAGCAAACGTTTGGCAGTATTTTGAAAGCGGACTTTGCAGCTTACCGCGATGAGCTGATCATTTCGACCAAAGCCGGCTACGGCATGTGGGAAGGGCCTTATGGCGATTTTGGCTCCAAAAAATATTTGGTGTCCAGCCTTGACCAAAGCTTGAAGCGGATGGGACTCGATTATGTTGATATCTTCTATCATCACCGTCCAGATCCAAATACGCCGCTGGAAGAAACGATGGCTGCGCTTGACCTGATTGTGCGCCAAGGCAAGGCGCTGTATGTCGGCTTGTCCAACTATAAGCCGGAGCAGACGCGTGAAGCATCGCGCATTTTGAAGCAGCTCGGCACACCTTGTCTGATTCATCAGCCAAGCTACTCCATGATTAATCGCCATGTTGAGGATGGCTTGCTGGACGTGCTGGATGAAGAGGGTATTGGCTCCATCGTATTTTCACCGCTTGCGAAGGGCATGCTGAGCGATCGCTATTTGAATGGCATTGCTCCGGATTCGCGCGCGGCTGGCCCGAGTGTGTTTTTGCGTCCAGAGGAAATTACCGATGAGCTTGTCGCTAAGCTGCGCCAACTGAATGAACTGGCGGCTGGCCGTGGCCAGAAGCTGTCGCAAATGGCACTTGCATGGGTGCTACGTGGTGGTCGCGTGACTTCTGCGCTTATTGGAGCAAGTAAAGTCAGCCAGATTGAGGATGCCGTTCAGGCGCTTGCTGTCGCGCATTTCACCGATGAAGAGCTGACGCTGATTGATCAGATTTTGCAATAG